The following are from one region of the Muntiacus reevesi chromosome 3, mMunRee1.1, whole genome shotgun sequence genome:
- the LOC136162690 gene encoding olfactory receptor 1J2-like — translation MRRENQSSVSEFLLLGLPIRPEQQGAFFALFLGVYLTTVLGNLLIILLIRLDPHLHTPMYFFLSHLALTDISFSSVTVPKMLISMQTQDQSIPYAECIAQMYFFIFFTDLDSFLITSMAYDRYVAVCRPLHYTTIMRQELCASLVAGSWILSGSSSLSHTLLLTRLSFCADNTIPHFFCDLGALLKLSCSDIFLNELVMFTVGVVVITLPFTCILVSYGYIGITVLRVPSTKGICKALTTCGSHLSVVALYYGSIFGQYLFPTLSNFINKDIVVALMYTVVTPMLNPFIYSLRNKDIKGALGKLCSRAIFFLQ, via the coding sequence ATGAGAAGGGAGAACCAGAGCAGCGTGTCCGagttcctcctcctggggctccCCATCCGGCCAGAGCAGCAGGGTGCATTCTTTGCCCTGTTCCTGGGAGTGTACCTGACCACGGTGCTGGgcaacctgctcatcatcctgctCATCAGGCTGGACcctcacctccacacccccatgtacttcttcctcagccacTTGGCCCTCACTGATATCTCCTTTTCATCTGTCACAGTCCCTAAGATGCTAATAAGCATGCAAACCCAGGACCAATCCATCCCCTATGCAGAGTGCATAGCACAgatgtattttttcatattttttactgATTTGGACAGCTTCCTTATTACCTCCATGGCATATGACCGCTATGTTGCTGTATGTCGCCCCCTTCACTACACCACCATCATGAGGCAGGAACTGTGTGCATCCCTAGTCGCTGGATCCTGGATCCTGTCTGGTTCCAGCTCCCTTTCTCACACTCTCCTCCTGACCCGATTATCCTTCTGTGCTGACAACACCATCCCCCATTTCTTCTGCGACCTTGGTGCTCTGCTCAAATTGTCCTGCTCAGACATCTTCCTCAATGAGTTGGTCATGTTCACAGTAGGCGTGGTGGTCATTACTCTGCCATTCACATGTATCCTGGTATCTTATGGGTACATCGGGATCACCGTCCTAAGGGTCCCTTCAACCAAGGGAATCTGCAAAGCACTGACCACGTGTGGCTCCCATCTCTCTGTAGTGGCTCTGTACTATGGGTCCATATTTGGGCAGTACCTCTTCCCAACACTGAGCAATTTCATTAACAAGGACATCGTTGTGGCCCTCATGTACACAGTGGTCACACCCATGTTGAACCCCTTTATCTACAGCCTTAGGAACAAGGACATAAAAGGGGCCCTGGGGAAACTCTGCAGTAGAGCAATATTTTTCTTACAGTGA
- the LOC136162691 gene encoding olfactory receptor 1J1-like, with product MIERNQSSVSEFLLLGLPIQPEQQGVFFALFLGVYLITVVGNLLIILLIRLDSRLHTPMYFFLSHLALTDITFSSVTVPKMLMIMQTKHKSIPYAGCLSQTYFFILLADLDSFLITSMAYDRYVAICHPLHYTTIMSQSVSVMLVLGSWVIACACALWHTLLLARLSFCADNIIPYFFCDLAALLKLSCSDTSLNQLVISTAGLTAIMLPFVCILVSYGHIGATILRVPSAKGICKALSTCGSHLSVVTLYYGAIIGVYFLPSSNSTNDSNIIASVMYTVVTPMLNPFVYSLRNKDMKGALRKLLSKRTYSSN from the exons ATGATTGAGAGG AACCAGAGCAGTGTGTCTGAGTTCCTTCTCCTGGGGCTCCCCATCCAGCCAGAGCAGCAGGGCGTGTTCTTCGCCTTGTTCCTGGGTGTGTACCTGATCACGGTGGTGGGGAACCTGCTCATCATTCTGCTCATCAGACTGGACTCtcgcctccacacccccatgtacttcttcctcagtcaCTTGGCCCTCACTGATATTACTTTCTCTTCTGTCACTGTCCCTAAAATGCTTATGATCATGCAGACTAAGCACAAATCCATCCCCTATGCAGGGTGCCTTTCACAGACGTATTTTTTCATACTCCTTGCTGATCTGGACAGCTTCCTGATCACTTCGATGGCCTATGACAGgtacgtggccatctgccaccctctGCATTACACCACCATCATGAGCCAGAGTGTCTCTGTCATGCTGGTGCTTGGATCCTGGGTCATTGCTTGTGCTTGTGCTCTTTGGCACACCCTTCTCCTAGCCCGGCTGTCATTCTGTGCTGACAACATTATCCCCTACTTCTTCTGTGATCTTGCTGCCCTGCTCAAATTGTCTTGCTCAGACACTTCCCTCAACCAGTTGGTTATCTCCACTGCAGGGTTAACAGCCATTATGCTTCCATTCGTATGCATTCTGGTTTCTTACGGCCATATTGGGGCCACCATCCTTCGGGTACCCTCTGCCAAGGGCATCTGCAAAGCCTTGTCCACATGTGGCTCTCATCTCTCAGTAGTGACTCTCTACTATGGGGCAATTATTGGTGTATATTTTCTCCCATCATCCAACAGCACCAATGACAGTAACATAATTGCTTCAGTGATGTACACGGTGGTCACTCCCATGTTGAATCCCTTTGTTTATAgcctgagaaataaagacatgaaaGGGGCCTTGAGAAAACTCTTGAGCAAGAGAACATATTCTTCCAACTGA
- the LOC136162692 gene encoding olfactory receptor 1J21-like, whose protein sequence is MGRENQSHLSEFLLLGLPIRPEQQGVFSALFLGMYLTTVLGNLLILLLIRLDPHLHTPMYFFLSHLAFTDITFSSVTTPKMLMNMQTQSQSISYAGCISQVYFFLMLGCLDSFLLTSMAYDRYVAICHPLHYITIMSQSLCFLLVIVSWILSSASAILHTLLLARLSFCGDNLLPHFFCDLATLLKLSTSDTTVNELFILTVGVVVVTLPFACILVSYGCIGATILRVPSTKGLYKALSTCGSHLSVVALYYGTIIGLYFFPSSNYSNDKDVIVAILYTLITPMLNPFIYSLRNKDMKGTLGNILSRGTFS, encoded by the coding sequence ATGGGGAGGGAAAATCAGAGCCACTTGTCTGagttcctcctcctggggctccCCATCCGGCCAGAGCAGCAGGGTGTGTTCTCTGCCCTGTTCCTGGGCATGTACCTGACCACAGTGCTGGGCAACCTGCTCATCCTCCTGCTCATCAGGCTGGACcctcacctccacacccccatgtacttcttcctcagccacTTGGCCTTCACTGATATCACTTTTTCATCAGTCACAACTCCAAAGATGCTCATGAATATGCAGACACAGAGTCAATCCATCTCGTATGCTGGGTGCATTTCTCAGGTGTATTTCTTCTTAATGCTTGGGTGTCTCGACAGCTTTCTTCTCACCTCAATGGCTTACGACAGGTACgtggccatctgtcaccccctCCACTACATCACAATTATGAGTCAGAGCCTGTGTTTCCTGTTAGTAATTGTGTCCTGGATCCTATCCTCTGCTAGTGCCATCTTACACACCCTCCTCCTGGCCCGTCTCTCTTTCTGTGGAGACAACCTTCTCCCTCACTTCTTCTGTGACCTCGCCACTTTACTTAAACTGTCCACCTCAGATACCACAGTCAATGAGCTGTTTATCCTCACTGTAGGAGTGGTGGTCGTTACCCTGCCATTTGCATGCATACTGGTCTCTTATGGTTGCATTGGGGCCACCATTCTTAGGGTCCCCTCCACCAAGGGACTCTACAAAGCCTTGTCTACATGTGGGTCCCACCTCTCTGTGGTGGCTCTGTACTATGGAACAATTATTGGACTGTACTTTTTTCCCTCATCTAATTACTCCAATGACAAGGATGTTATTGTGGCCATATTGTACACTCTGATCACTCCCATGCTAAATCCTTTTATCTACAGTCTGAGAAATAAGGATATGAAAGGCACTCTGGGAAATATACTTAGTAGAGGAACATTTTCATAA